From one Anabas testudineus chromosome 18, fAnaTes1.2, whole genome shotgun sequence genomic stretch:
- the LOC113157713 gene encoding cornifelin-like, with protein MATNVVINNQPRQSPTVISVQSNQWSTGICDCFDDLEICCFASWCLPCFACKTASDFGECFCLPLLDMVFLAFQMLLCPTCIPPVSMSMRVAVRHHYKIQGDMCGDCVYTTFCNICSWCQMAREIKRHKQSMTFITTQAVYTGDQQFLVTQPGVVASQPVMATAPQAILTSM; from the exons ATGGCAACGAACGTGGTTATCAACAACCAACCTCGTCAGTCTCCGACTGTGATCTCTGTCCAGTCTAATCAGTGGAGCACTGGAATCTGTGACTGCTTCGATGATTTGGAAATCT GTTGCTTTGCCAGCTGGTGCTTACCTTGCTTTGCCTGCAAAACCGCCTCTGACTTTGGAGAGTGTTTCTGTCTCCCCCTGCTGGACATGGTGTTTTTGGCTTTTCAGATGTTGCTCTGCCCAACATGCATTCCACCTGTGTCCATGTCCATGAGAGTTGCAGTGCGTCACCACTACAAAATCCAG GGAGACATGTGTGGTGACTGTGTTTACACCACTTTCTGTAACATTTGCTCCTGGTGCCAGATGGCCAGAGAGAtcaagagacacaaacagtccATGACTTTTATCACTACCCAGGCTGTGTACACGGGTGACCAACAATTTCTGGTGACTCAACCTGGAGTCGTGGCCTCTCAGCCAGTGATGGCAACTGCTCCTCAGGCGATCTTGACCTCCAtgtaa
- the LOC113157711 gene encoding cornifelin-like, which yields MATNVVINNQPRQSPTVISVQSNQWSTGICDCFDDLEICCFASWCLPCFACKTASDFGECFCLPLLDMVFLAFQMLLCPTCIPPVSMSMRVAVRHHYKIQGDMCGDCVYTTFCNICSWCQMAREIKRHKQSMTFITTQPVYTGDQQFLVTQPGVVASQPVMATAPQAILTSM from the exons ATGGCAACGAACGTGGTTATCAACAACCAGCCACGTCAGTCTCCGACTGTGATCTCTGTCCAGTCTAATCAGTGGAGCACTGGCATCTGTGACTGCTTCGATGATTTGGAAATCT GTTGCTTTGCCAGCTGGTGCTTACCTTGCTTTGCCTGCAAAACCGCCTCTGACTTTGGAGAGTGTTTCTGTCTCCCCCTGCTGGACATGGTGTTTTTGGCTTTTCAGATGTTGCTCTGCCCAACATGCATTCCACCTGTGTCCATGTCCATGAGAGTTGCAGTGCGTCACCACTACAAAATCCAG GGAGACATGTGTGGTGACTGTGTTTACACCACTTTCTGTAACATTTGCTCCTGGTGCCAGATGGCCAGAGAGAtcaagagacacaaacagtccATGACTTTTATCACTACCCAGCCTGTGTACACGGGTGACCAACAATTTCTGGTGACTCAACCTGGAGTCGTGGCCTCTCAGCCAGTGATGGCAACTGCTCCTCAGGCAATCTTGACCTCCAtgtaa